The Malus sylvestris chromosome 8, drMalSylv7.2, whole genome shotgun sequence genomic interval CAGAAGCATTTTCAGGAGATGAGTGATCCAGCTTGGTGGTACTGAGAGGGGTGCTGCAAGGCTTGGCAccttccattttttcttttaccAATAGATCCAAAATATACTTGGTTTGAGAGATAAAAAGACCAGATGATGATCTTTTAAGTTCAATACCAAGGAAATAGTGAAGAGCACCAAGATTCTTGATGGAAAAAAGAGCACTAAGTTGAGTGATGACTTGTTGACAAGCTGCAGATGAAGGTCCAGTGACTAagatgtcatccacatagagtAGGATGAATACCAGAGTAGGAGAACTCTTTATAAACAGATAATGATCACTTTGAGAGCCTTGAAACCCAAGAGAATATAGAGCACTATGAAGCTTGTCATACCAGGCTCGAGGAGcctgtttcaaaccataaagggatttgtgaaaatgacaaacatgaTGTAGTTTTGTTGGATCTTCAAAGCCAGGTGGCTGTTGCATAAACACTGATTCAATAAGTGTGTCATGGAGAAAGGCATTACTAACATCTAATTGATTGAGGAACCAATCATATTGGGTTGCAAGAGTGAGAATGAGGCGAATAGTCACAGGTTTGGCCACTGGACTAAAGGTTTTAGTGTAGTCAAGACCCTCTCGCTGGTGAAACCCTTTAGCAACCAAACGGGCTTTGTACCTGTCAATAGATTGATATGGTTTCCTTTTGATTCTAAAAACCCACTTACATCCCACAAGGTTatgagaagaagaaggtggtACAAGAGACCAGGTACCAGTTATTACAAGGGCATTAAACTCCTATTGCATTGTTGTGCGCCAATGAGAGTGTTTGGAGGCTTGTAGGTAGGTTGTAGGAACATAGTCAACTGCAAGATGTGAGGGAATGAGGTGCTTAGTTGCAGCTAATGCTTGGGGTTTGAAAATTCCAAATTTAGATCTGGTTTGCATTGGGTGGTTGTTAGTAGGTAATGTAGGCTGTGAGGAGTTGATATTTGGAGAAGCTGCAGATGTTGTATTTCGAGAGGTTGATGAAGAGACAGAAGGTAATAAAGTGGATGTGAGTGCTGGATTTGGTGTAGAAATAATATGAGTAGGATAAGGAGTAAATGTGAGGGATGAGGCAATAAAAGATTGGTATAAGGAAGAGGAAACAGGTTGGGATGAAGGAGGTTGGAAGGTATGAAATGGAAAGGTTAACTCATCAAAGATGACATGCcttgaaatgtacaacctgtgaGTAGATGGATGTAGACACAGGTAGCCCTTGTGATTTAAGCTATACCCCAAGAAGACACAGGGCTTGCTTTTAGGATCTAGTTTTGAGGAGGTGTATGGTTTCAACCAAGGGAAACAACTACGACCAAAGATCTTGAGAGATTTATAGTATATTGCTTTCTTGAAAAGAGACTGCTAAGGAGAGTATTTGGAAATAGTAGGTAACCTGTTGATGAGATAGATAGAGGTAGCAAAAGCCTCAACCCAATAAGCATGGGGCACCTTAGATGCTGTCAAGAGAGTTCGAGAAGTCTCAACACTATGCTGATGATTACGTTCTGCACACCCATTTTGCTCGAGGGTATGAGGACAAGTGAGCTGATGATGAATGCCATAGCTAGCTAAGAACTGAGAAATAACAGTGCTAACAAATTCTCCACCAGAATCTGATCGTAATGTAATGACTTTTGTACACAGAGAATTCTCAACAAGTAATTTCCATTGCATAAAAGTGGAGAGTACATCATATTTACACTTTAAAAGATAGAACCAACAATATCTATGAAAATGACATAATGCCGAAAATCGTGATGAGACATTATGGTGAAGGTCCCCAAACATCCATATGGATGAGTTCTAAAGGCTTGCAGGTTATACAAGTAGTACTAGAAAAAGGAAGTTTAGAACACTTCCCTAATGCATAAGTTGCGCAAAAAGTTTGATTTGAAGCATCAGGAACAGAAATACATGATTGAGAGGCCAACTTATTTATGATCTTTACAGAATGGTGGCCCAATCTTTGATGCCAAAGATGCTTTGGAGCTTTGACAGATGCAACTAAGCTTGTTGAGAGTTAGCAGGAAAGGATAAGGAGTGCAAGGGATAGAAACCATGTTGAACTGGTCTTTTAAAGAGCATTCTCCCCGAAGAAAGATCATTCATAGTGAAGTAAAAAGGATAAAGATGCATAGAACAAGAATTTTCAAGTAGAAATTGATTAGCAGAAAGAAGATTATGCTTCAAATCAAGAACATGTAAGACATGCTTCAATGCAAAGGATTGAGTAGAAGTATGTAAAGATGTTGAGCCAGAATGGAGAATAGGCAAACCTTTACCATCTCCAATATACACTTGCTCAAGACTAGTGTATGCTTCTGGATTCTGAAGGTTGGCATATGAGTTTGTCATATGGGAACTAGCACCACAGTCAACAATCCAGGTAGGAGTAGAATGAGAAGATTTGCCATTGTAGTTTTGATCCATGCGATGAGGACAATCACAAGCTTCATGGTCTGGTTGTCGATGAATCTGACAGAAAAGCTTTCGATTTGAAGAGTAGTTGTTGCAAGCTCCACGATTGAATCTTTGATTGTTATTTCAAGAGTTGTTATTTCTGCCATTGTTGAATCTGGAATTTCCACGATTCTGAAAATTACCTCGATTTGTGCCCGAATAATTGCGATCCACATTGCAGCCTTGATTGGAGAAATTAGGAAGATTCTGCATGGCCATATGATAGATTCGTACGGATACACGAGTTACTAAACGTGTAAAACCAAAATGATCTAACGATTCTCATATTTTGAAAGCAAGCTTTTAAAATCGACATCCGTGGATGATCGTGCGTCACTAACGATGTTGTTAACTGGTCTAGTACCGTAATTATAGAATTTAATTCAGTGTTTCCGTATTTGCGTGACATactaaatattcttttcatCAATCGACAACATTTGATAGGTTTAAGATACTATCATAATATCGCCCCGTTATAAAATGCTTTCGTACTTCTCAACATTAGAGTCAAATAGACTTTGGCGTTCTAGGCATCTAATCATGGGcaaacctttattttttttggatttggatttgggaGCGGAATGTAAAACCAGAGCCAGTTGAGGTGCTGAACTACGAAACTTTCAGTAGGATAGGCACCTGATTCAAACACATTTCCAACCAGCACTAAAGTTACGTACGTATAAAATGATAGAACACATATGAACAAAGGTGCTTACGCATTCCCAAACATGCCATAAGAGCTAGTTGGTCTTCTTCAAAACCTCTTCATTAGAAGTCGCTAACATTGTTGTTAACTCTCCATAACAATTCACACTTAGCCAACTTGGGGCAAGGTGGGAAATTTAGAGTAACAAACTGGGCTGGGTTTGGTTGAAGTGGGCTCAATCTCATGCAGGCTTAAAGGCCCACAACCAGGAAGCCCATCGTTTCAATTAAGTACGAAGCCCACGCCACACAACTCTTCCTCCTACAACTCCCTCTCTCGCTCGCTTTCTGtctattttctctctctgtttGCTGCGCCGCCGCCACCGGTCCACCACCACCCCAAAGCACGGGTCGACGCCATCTCCGCCTCCACAATCTCACCTCTTCCTACTTCCTCTCTCATTATCGACGCCGTATACAAGCTTCACTGTAACAGAGCTTCGAGAAAAAGGTAATTCTTAAGACTGATAACTTTTTATGAAATGACATTTTAGtgtttttgtaatttgaaattcatatatgaatttaacaaaatttgaactcattatttgttttaatttttgttttaaatttctgATTGAAATGATTTATGTTGAAATTGGGAACGAATGCGTGGCAGATGGCGTTGAGAGGAGTGTGGCAATTGCAAAAACTAGTTGTGAGCTATTCTGATTGGGGAGGAAGCAGTAGGGGCATCAGGTTTGTTCCTCAAAACCCCACCACCACTTGCAATTCTCTGTATTCTTATCAAGTTAGATTATCTGATTTTATCAATTTCGAAAATTTATGGGAAAGAAGCCCTTGATACCATTAGAAcaacaccaacaacaacaaagccttatcccactaagtggggttggctgtatgaatcctaaaacgccACTGCGCTCAGTATTGCGCCAAGTCTTCCTTTAGCTCTAAGTACTCAATACCATTATACTTCAGAGAAAAACACTTTGAACCCAATATTTTAGAAAAACACCCTTCCTTCTTTGCAATGGAAGAAGTGGTTTTTTATTCTCCAACTGAGTTCttggattttgtttttataaaacttgtaGTTGTCAGggtgtttgtttttctttcaaatttactGGAAACCGCTGAACTACTCTGATAAAGTATTGAGTGACACTTTTTCCGTGCAAATGTGGCGTAAAATTTGGAAATTATAATTTACTGCAAGATCATTTTGAAAGGaaactttttttgtttgttttcttgatATTATAGGAAGGGAATGTGTTTCTCTAGGCGCAGTATGAAATTGGACACGAGGGCCTAGGCTTCGTGACTTAGCTGCATTCTCTGCACTTTTAGGACATGACTTTTGGGTTGCAGCTGGGGAATGGGTTTGTGTTATGTGTTAGGAGGTGCTTTGGTATTTTGCATTACAATGTTAAGTTCGGAGGTTAATAGACTAAGAGCTGAACTGAAGTGAAGGTCATCATGGCATCGTCAGTCCAGCTACTGGAACTCTTTACGAGGCATATTTATAATCTTTTAGCCTTTAGCCTTTAGGACCTTCTTAAATTgtaacacacacacaaatgaaTTTATGGGTCTCTTAGGATATTTAGGTGATATTTTCATTGGATAGCACattctctttcattttattCCAATCTTTTTGGGGTTCCCAACATCGTGTCCCCCTTAGCGAGGCTCTAATTCTTTCCTGGTGTTCAAGAAGGGAAATGAATCCTTTTCATTTCATTATATTGATGGATAATGTTGGAATGTTAAACTTTACTGCTTTCCTTTTcaagttttgatgaatttagttGTTTACATGGTAGATCATTTATGGAGACATATCTACCGACATTTAAGGAGAAGAATCCTCAGCTAGAGGTGATTACTGAACTCATCCGCGGTCAGCATCCACATCTGAAGGGCTTATACAGTAACTCTCTCTCCCGTTCTCTCTCTTATCAAGCACCCGTGCACACAGTCACTTGCACTCATGGTCACTGCATAACACCTTAAATCCTCATGAGAGTTTTCTTTGTCAATGCACAGAGAACAAGACTGAAAAGGTGGTATGTGTGAAAAACATGGATTCAGAAGAGGTTCTTCAATATGCAAACAGGCTAAGAAACCAACTGGGGAGAAAAGTGGTGAAGCTGAAGACTAGACATGTAACCAAACATCCCAGCGTGCAAGGTACCTGGACAACAGACGTAAAGTTTTGAAGCACAAGAAACAATCGCATCACAGGCAGTTTCTTCTGGCATGTTTCCGAGCAGTTGTGGACTATAGTTCGGAATTGGTAGTCAAGTCAGTTGTTTACTTTAGCAGTTTCTCTTCTATGAATATGGTATTATGTTCTTGATCAAATAATTTAACCTCATCAAGATGCTGTTCGAGATTATGATATTCTCAATTGGATGCTTACATGGAAAGTGACTGCTTATCAttgagaaaatagaaaaaaggcttatttttatCAATGCTCCCATAATCTTCACTGTATTGCGTCTCACTTTACTCCCATGCTATTGTTTCTGGTCCCTATTCTGTCAATTCCGTCAACAAAATCGTTAAGGAGATGTGTGGGTTGAAAATCTTTAAATTTTTATCTTCTtgggttcaatttttttatttgtaattctAATTAGTTTCTCGTATAATGCCCATGCCACATTAGTACTTGATGGTTTTGTTGACGGAATTGTCGGAGTAAGGTAAACTGAGCCACAGAACAAGAGCACATACGATAGTGAGACACAACAGTGTATATGGGAGACTTAATAAAGAATACAGAGAGGTGGGTTAAACTCAGATTAGGGTTTGATTTCTCCatagttaagaaaaaaaaaatataagtgaaggttgaatttcaagatttgtgAATCAATTTCAATGTTTTCGGATGCTTTTGCAAAGATTCTTAGGGTTCAGTCGTGGGAATCTCTACCGCCATCGTTCTCcccttctttatttttcttaatctAGAGAAATCGAACTCTTAAGTTTAACCCACATCCTGCACTTATGGTTCTTATACTAACATCgttgttaagaaaaaaaaatataagtgaAGGTTGAATTTCAATATTTGTGAATCAATTTCAATGTTTTCGGATGCTTTTGCAAAGATTCTTAGGGTTCAGTCGTGGGAATCTCTACCGCCATCGCTCTCcccttctttatttttcttaatctAGAGAAATCGAACTCTTAAGTTTAACCCACATCCTGCACTTATGGTTCTTATACTAACATCGTTGAAAAGACTAAATTGCACTTATGGTTCTTATACTAACATCGTTGAAAAGACTAAATTGTCCATGTCACGTTATCACAATTAACAGCCCCTTTTAGCTTATTTGACGAAATAAGATTAAGTGGGACATTGAGGAAAAGTGTAGGTATTAAAGTGAGACAATATAGAGTGTAAGGGTAAAGTGGAGTACGGAGATAGATTGCAGGTGTAAAGTGAGTCAATATAAAGCGTCCGGAGCTAAAATGAGATTTGATTAAAAGTACGGGTATCATAACTAAAAATTAAGCCTGTATAACTTTCAATTGAACGAATGATTTTAAACAGCTCACAGAAACCAAAGAATGAGATCAAAGTATCTTTCTCTTTGAAGACACATGAGAAACGAAAAGAAAGTAATACAAAATGGCTTGATTGtgccaacaaaataaaaatgaatccaattaataaattaattagaaCAAACTGGGTAATTTCGTTAGTTGACTGCAGAACAAATGCGGCGGATTTCACCATTTGTGGCAGATTTTACACCGATGTTACTCATTTTCACCATCGACTTTCCGAACTCGACGTTGAAATTCAATGCTTGTAAGCCTCTCACGCCCAAAAACCGTTGGACAAAACTTTTAGTGGTGGCGTCGGTCCATAACTTCTGATCCGACTCAAGTATCCCACGACCATTCTTCAAGTTTGCGAAGAAAGTTGCATCGAATCGACTTGCGCTGCCCGTGTCTAAATCAACACGCCTGGCCGCGTCACCATTTTCAGGGCAAATTGATCGTAGTTGAGCAAGGAATGAAGGGTCGATTGTTTCGTCAGCGCCATTTCCGGTGGTGGTGAAGTTATACAGTCTGTACCTGAAGAACTGGCAAGCTGAGGTGCCAATGGTGTGTGCGCCAACTAGCGTGACAAGATCTTGAGTGTTGAGACCCAGATCTTGGAACTTGGCCTTTTGTACATCAATGGAATCTCTAAAGCCAGGCAAATTAGTAGTCTCGGTTGCCAGCGAAACTCGTCCATCTCTTCTTCCAGTAGGCACATTCCAAGTGAATCCTTTGGTCTGTAGAATTAAATTTATGTACATAAGAAGGAGATGATTAATTAACTAGACATTAGAATTTAGCTAGATACATAAATATTGAGCAATGTTATTCCCAAACTTGGAATGTAATTATGCATTCCTTCCATTAGTGTTTTAATATTAGTGTATGACTATCCGTTTTTACCGATATATCAACTTAAAATTAACAAGCACACAAGAGCTGCAATCAAATTAATAATACTTACCAGAACCACGGAATCACGGGCAGCAAGAGCGAGAATATCTGCACAGGAAACAACCCCGGGACATGCAGCTTCAAGCTTGGTCTTTGCATCGTCAATGACTTCCGAACCTCTTAAACCGAGGTTAGGCCCGGCGGTTTTCTCAGTATTAGGGCCGTCAAGAAGGACAGAAGCATCACAACCTTGGACAAAGCAGTCATGGAAATGCATCCTTAACAAGCCAGGAGCAACGGAAGGGTTGGAGTTGAAATGAGTTTGAACTGTTTGTTTGACAATAGACTCTGCCGTGGGACATGTACGCGAATAGAATCCAATGCGCGTAAGTTGGCCTTGGCATTGCACCACCAAACCAACGATAAGAATCTGTAGAAAGTGCAGTAACAATGATTTGGAGGAGCTCATGTTGTGGTACAGTTCGGTGGTTAAAATGATGTGTATATAGTGCAAGCTAGACGCAGCTTGTAGCTTTTGGCTTTGCTAGTAGGAAGATGATATCTGCTGTGAAACAAAGTGCTTTTGGCTCTGTGAGTATTGTAATCTGCTGGTTGTGTTTTGGAGTGAATGAAGCCTTCAAGCTTCAAGTATTTATAGGAGCTAACGCGGAGGAGAAACTGattatatgcatgtatgtatGTGAGGGTAAACAAAGTCGGGCTACAAGATGCAATGATGCATGGGTCAACCAGAAGAAGAAAGATCAACTCTATCCATATATTTATCTTATCCGCTGGCTCGCCCTTGGCAGTTACCCGTGAATGCATGGTGCTGTTCCTTCGCTTGTTTTTGGTCAAACTTGGAGCTGTCCACTTTTGAATTTTCTACTCCTACTTTGTCAACCACATATATATGGGTTAGGGTAGTGGGTATCAAATTTTTGACACAAACTCATTCCGCAATGTATTTTGTAGGTTcaactattttctttttaggttttttttcaaagattcAAAATTGAAACTATATAATCGCTGGATTCAATGATTGTCATattagatttttatttaatcgaattcatctatttttttattataaataaatttcttaataattttaaatttatctaattttttgtaaaaaaatatctctaaataataatttaaagattgtttaaatctttgaatttttttataagtATGCATGTGACTCCGATCCTAACCTGTTTTATTGGGTGTACTATACCGCGTATCTTTGACTAATTGCCAACCATAGTCGTATCAGCcaatcatttttttaaaatcaccgcCATAAAATACTAGAAAAATATTGCATAAAGAGGGACGTCAATCTGCATGGATGGAGGAGATGACTACGAACAAGGATTTGGTGAAGACTGTTATGGCGCCAAGTCagattcaaatatatatacaactatAGTGATTCATATACCATatggatttttattttaaatcaaatgaaacTTAATTAAAACCGATAAAGAACGTACGTAAATCTAGAAAAGACATGTCACATAAGCCAAAACAAACATCATACCTTTACAATTACAAATTGATTATAAGGAATACGATACAAATCCTACCGACATGAAAGATAACACTTACGAAGATTAAAATTGTAAAGGAAGCATGACAAAAAGACTACACTCTATGATAATAATACAATCATTAGCCAAGAAGCACTGTCATTTGTTATCTTCAATAAATGTCAAGCTTCTTCCTCATAGTCCTTTTTGCATGCtcacaaaatcaaaagaaatacaaaagcTACCACCTTAACTCTAAACAACAACCATTGTTCATAGATTCTAGTTTGAGCATCATAACCTAGAGAGTGACCACAACCAAGAACTAATGGTAGTTAAAAGGTAGGCGAAACACGAAGGAAATAAAAAGAAGAGACCAAGAGGAATGGTCTCTGACACGCTGCCGgaggattttttttctttctttttttactaTATCTCTCTGCAGACTAGGGTTTTCATTTAGTACCATATGGATTGGTATATCTAAATTaccttttgttgatgcacaaaatcagtgaggactttggtacaacagaaagtgtcaggttttgtgacttcgcttggttgcttcggtcactagtgaggataaatatgtaaatgaatagagacagagaagcaaacacaagatatacgtggttcacccagaatgactatgtccacggagtagaggagttctcattaattgtgaagggtttacacaaatacataggttcaagctctcattttgtgagttctagtgaatagtttagtacaaaatgacattagaaattattgtgggagaatgatccctatttatagaagagagtttctagttttgttctgacattgacacgtgttgtgttgtgattggcttctgatgttgacacgtgtcgcgctgtgattggcttctgatgtcacgTGTCACAttgtgattggtctcctggttgaagggaagctcttctgggtccttgacggtataacgttgaccggtactcagtagtttcgagattggtcaagtatggtgcAAACACCTTTAATATAATATTGCTCGAGCGGCCAATATACCCTCACACTAACTCTACTGCATCAGTGTAATCTATATTATATAATAGTAAAATG includes:
- the LOC126632997 gene encoding peroxidase N1-like isoform X2, translated to MSSSKSLLLHFLQILIVGLVVQCQGQLTRIGFYSRTCPTAESIVKQTVQTHFNSNPSVAPGLLRMHFHDCFVQGCDASVLLDGPNTEKTAGPNLGLRGSEVIDDAKTKLEAACPGVVSCADILALAARDSVVLTKGFTWNVPTGRRDGRVSLATETTNLPGFRDSIDVQKAKFQDLGLNTQDLVTLVGAHTIGTSACQFFRYRLYNFTTTGNGADETIDPSFLAQLRSICPENGDAARRVDLDTGSASRFDATFFANLKNGRGILESDQKLWTDATTKSFVQRFLGVRGLQALNFNVEFGKSMVKMSNIGVKSATNGEIRRICSAVN
- the LOC126630920 gene encoding 54S ribosomal protein L51, mitochondrial, translating into MALRGVWQLQKLVVSYSDWGGSSRGIRSFMETYLPTFKEKNPQLEVITELIRGQHPHLKGLYKNKTEKVVCVKNMDSEEVLQYANRLRNQLGRKVVKLKTRHVTKHPSVQGTWTTDVKF